In Elusimicrobiota bacterium, the following are encoded in one genomic region:
- a CDS encoding cytochrome c oxidase subunit II, with product MKRKSAVPVIAATGALISWGLYALFTRFPMMPEAASAQAAYVDSIWNGLLIVEGAIYALIVAFILYCLWAFRANRREEQGARFESSRGHLVEAAWILVSVALTLGLAALGAKELRALIGNPEADIDIEVRAERFSWEFYYPQYKTYGSALVMERGKRHRIILTSKDVVHSFWVPEFRVKQDAVPGKVIPLILTPTKIGQYTLLCNQLCGIDHTDMISIVQVVDHEGFEKSLEGDSF from the coding sequence ATGAAAAGAAAATCAGCCGTCCCAGTCATTGCCGCAACCGGAGCCCTCATCTCATGGGGGCTCTACGCCTTGTTCACTCGATTTCCCATGATGCCCGAGGCAGCCTCGGCGCAGGCGGCCTATGTGGATTCGATATGGAACGGGCTTTTGATCGTCGAAGGCGCGATCTACGCTCTCATCGTCGCCTTCATCCTTTACTGTCTATGGGCCTTTCGCGCGAACCGGCGCGAGGAGCAGGGAGCGCGGTTTGAGAGCAGCCGCGGGCATTTGGTCGAAGCCGCCTGGATTCTCGTCAGCGTCGCCCTGACCTTGGGTCTGGCAGCTTTGGGCGCAAAAGAGTTGCGCGCGCTCATCGGCAATCCAGAAGCAGACATCGACATAGAGGTCCGCGCCGAAAGGTTCAGCTGGGAGTTTTATTACCCTCAGTACAAAACCTACGGCTCTGCGCTCGTCATGGAGCGCGGCAAGCGGCACCGAATCATCCTCACCTCCAAGGACGTCGTGCACTCCTTCTGGGTGCCGGAATTCCGCGTCAAACAGGACGCAGTGCCCGGCAAGGTCATCCCCCTCATCCTCACTCCGACGAAAATCGGCCAATACACTCTTTTGTGCAACCAGCTCTGCGGGATCGACCACACCGACATGATCTCGATCGTACAGGTTGTCGACCATGAAGGCTTCGAGAAAAGTCTGGAAGGCGATTCTTTCTAG
- a CDS encoding SCO family protein yields MKKILPLAALMLAAACGRGLRLPEVLAVLPDFTMTAVGPRTETPFSRADMLGSVWVVDFIFTRCGGPCPLLSQRMAELSRKLPPQVRLLTITVDPEGDTPSRLRQYAAAFGARTPRWLFLRGTTTETYRLLFAGFRQHMSVDPQAPPENRVTHSTRFVLVDRKGAIRGFYDGLSALDNAALARDALRLLEAGA; encoded by the coding sequence TTGAAAAAAATATTGCCTCTAGCGGCATTGATGCTGGCGGCGGCCTGCGGCAGGGGCCTTCGCCTGCCGGAGGTCTTGGCCGTCCTGCCCGATTTTACGATGACGGCGGTCGGCCCCAGGACTGAAACGCCGTTTAGCCGCGCCGACATGCTCGGTAGCGTGTGGGTCGTGGATTTCATCTTCACCCGCTGCGGCGGCCCCTGCCCGCTGCTCTCCCAGCGCATGGCGGAGCTTTCAAGGAAACTTCCGCCCCAGGTGCGCCTCTTAACCATCACCGTGGATCCTGAAGGCGATACGCCTTCGCGTCTGCGCCAGTACGCTGCGGCCTTCGGCGCGAGAACTCCCCGCTGGCTGTTTCTGCGCGGCACGACTACGGAGACTTACCGCCTTCTCTTCGCGGGCTTTCGTCAACACATGTCGGTCGATCCCCAAGCCCCTCCGGAGAATCGCGTCACGCACAGCACTCGTTTCGTGCTCGTTGACCGCAAAGGGGCCATTCGCGGCTTTTACGACGGCTTGAGCGCTTTAGACAACGCCGCCTTGGCGCGCGACGCTCTGCGGCTCCTGGAGGCAGGTGCATGA
- the arsA gene encoding arsenical pump-driving ATPase: MESSAVFLKRATRHMFFTGKGGVGKTSLSCAVAVALADRGKRVLLVSTDPASNLDEVLGTALSSHPKAIKGVPRLSALNIDPERAARGYRERVVGPYRKVLPKAAVASIEEQLSGACTTEIASFDEFSKLLGDPAETKEFDHVLFDTAPTGHTLRLLELPAAWSGFIESNAGGTSCLGPLSGLKTQQALYAAARQALADSARTTVVLVSWPERTSLEEAERARGELASLSVKHLKLVINGVFKAADSADPIGRALQERGREALGHIPKPLSLLPRMDLPLLSFALVGVESLRGMLLLDAARLQAPAVLVKSSLSRRRTWTFPDLVSALEGLGRGVIMTMGKGGVGKTSVAVSIALDLAKRGRPVRLTTTDPAAHVETVLHGETVRGLKVSCIDPEAETRAYTREVLESSGRGLDKKGRALLEEELRSPCTAEIAVFQAFARAVHEGQDGFVVIDTAPTGHTLLLLDAAEAYHREVSRSMGDIPEAVRRLLPRLRDPWFTHMLLVTLPAATPVHEAAALQKDLKRAGIAPYAWVINQSLTPVETRDPVLVTRKANEGRYIDEACRFSSRVAVVPWLAQDAGANRLNLVYPG; the protein is encoded by the coding sequence ATGGAATCCTCAGCGGTCTTCCTTAAGAGGGCCACGAGGCACATGTTCTTCACCGGCAAGGGAGGAGTCGGCAAGACCTCCCTTTCCTGCGCCGTCGCCGTTGCCTTGGCCGACAGAGGCAAACGGGTGTTGCTCGTCAGCACGGACCCAGCCTCGAACCTGGACGAGGTCCTGGGCACCGCTCTCTCTTCTCATCCGAAAGCGATCAAAGGAGTTCCGCGTTTATCAGCCTTGAACATCGACCCTGAGCGCGCTGCGCGCGGATACCGTGAACGGGTGGTGGGGCCGTATAGGAAAGTGCTGCCCAAGGCGGCCGTGGCCAGCATCGAGGAGCAGTTATCGGGGGCCTGCACCACCGAGATCGCATCCTTCGACGAATTCTCGAAACTGCTGGGGGATCCTGCCGAGACCAAGGAATTTGATCATGTTCTCTTCGACACGGCGCCGACCGGGCACACGTTGAGACTGCTCGAGTTGCCAGCGGCATGGAGCGGGTTCATCGAATCCAATGCGGGAGGTACTTCTTGTCTCGGGCCTCTATCCGGCTTGAAGACGCAGCAAGCCCTCTACGCGGCGGCGCGTCAAGCGCTGGCGGACTCGGCCAGGACTACCGTCGTTCTGGTCTCGTGGCCGGAACGGACCTCCCTTGAGGAGGCGGAGCGCGCGCGCGGGGAGTTGGCTTCGCTTTCGGTCAAACATCTGAAGCTTGTCATCAATGGGGTCTTCAAGGCAGCGGACTCCGCCGACCCGATAGGCCGCGCGCTTCAGGAGCGTGGGCGCGAGGCTCTGGGACATATCCCAAAACCGTTGTCCCTTTTGCCTAGGATGGACCTGCCTCTGCTTTCGTTCGCGCTCGTTGGGGTGGAATCTCTGCGCGGGATGTTGCTGCTTGATGCGGCGCGGCTGCAAGCGCCTGCCGTTCTCGTGAAAAGCTCCTTGTCCCGCAGGCGGACATGGACGTTCCCCGATTTGGTCTCGGCTCTCGAAGGCCTAGGCCGCGGTGTCATCATGACCATGGGCAAGGGGGGCGTCGGTAAGACCAGCGTCGCCGTCTCTATTGCATTGGACTTGGCTAAAAGGGGCCGTCCAGTCCGACTTACAACTACCGACCCCGCGGCGCATGTGGAAACGGTGCTTCATGGCGAGACGGTGCGGGGCCTTAAGGTCAGCTGCATCGATCCCGAAGCGGAGACCCGCGCGTATACGAGGGAGGTTTTAGAAAGCTCCGGACGCGGGCTCGATAAGAAGGGGCGCGCCCTCCTGGAAGAGGAACTGCGCTCTCCTTGCACCGCAGAGATAGCCGTCTTCCAGGCGTTCGCGCGGGCGGTCCACGAAGGGCAGGACGGCTTTGTGGTGATAGATACCGCGCCGACCGGCCACACTTTGCTTCTGCTCGATGCCGCCGAGGCTTATCACCGGGAGGTTTCCCGCTCCATGGGAGATATTCCCGAGGCCGTGCGCCGGCTTCTGCCGCGGCTGCGCGATCCGTGGTTTACTCACATGTTGCTTGTCACGCTTCCCGCGGCGACGCCGGTGCACGAAGCTGCCGCTCTTCAGAAGGATCTCAAGCGGGCGGGCATCGCGCCTTATGCCTGGGTGATCAACCAAAGCTTGACCCCAGTCGAGACTCGTGATCCAGTGCTCGTAACGAGAAAGGCCAACGAGGGACGTTATATCGATGAGGCTTGCAGGTTTTCCTCCCGAGTCGCCGTCGTGCCGTGGCTGGCGCAAGACGCGGGGGCCAACCGCCTCAATCTCGTCTATCCGGGGTAG
- a CDS encoding cbb3-type cytochrome c oxidase subunit I translates to MNPIINFLAALLAGAAVCGLGGWLLSGTLGNQGAIVLGYLAGLPTFLGLVGGGTALRSWAAGAEPPQRHGALRYLTFDTDHKAVGVQYTAAALVVFLFSGVMALLMRAELTRSGLQFMSNERYTTIMTLHGIGMVVVALIATAGGIGNFVVPLQLGAPDMAFPRMNALSFWLLPPAVALLLATPFFGGLDFGWAAYAPLSTMGSTIGKQLFLLAFITVGFSSIFSGVNFVATVVALRARGLVWSRVPIFSWAILSTAIIQLLGTSVVAASLIMVTFDRVLHTTFFNPSLGGTALLYQHLFWFYSHPAVYIMILPAFGAILEILPVFCRKPLFAYRLVVAALLAIVALSFVVWAHHMFTSGMWALLKLPFMINTELISIPTGVVFLAALGTLWRAKIRFDAPMLWALAMILNFLIGGLTGIPLADAPTDFHLHDTWFVVAHFHFTIMGGAVFGFFAAFTYWYPKMTGRKLNETLAKLQAGLMFVGFNATFIPMFWLGTLGMRRRVSDFPEWMNSVQAFVSAAALLIAASAIIFLYNLIRSLRDGEAAGDNPWEAKTLEWRTSSPPPHGNFQAVPVSNEAPYDFGVPA, encoded by the coding sequence ATGAATCCGATCATCAACTTTCTTGCGGCCCTGCTCGCCGGAGCCGCCGTCTGCGGCCTGGGAGGATGGCTGCTTTCCGGCACGCTTGGAAACCAGGGCGCGATCGTGCTGGGCTATCTGGCGGGACTTCCGACTTTTCTCGGCCTGGTCGGCGGCGGAACGGCCCTGCGCTCATGGGCGGCGGGGGCCGAGCCCCCCCAGCGCCACGGCGCGCTGCGCTACCTGACTTTCGACACGGACCACAAAGCCGTGGGCGTCCAATACACGGCCGCAGCGCTCGTCGTCTTCCTCTTCTCGGGTGTCATGGCTTTGCTGATGCGCGCGGAACTGACCCGCAGCGGCCTGCAGTTCATGAGCAACGAGCGCTACACGACCATCATGACCCTTCACGGCATCGGTATGGTCGTGGTGGCTTTGATCGCGACAGCGGGCGGCATCGGCAATTTCGTCGTGCCGCTGCAGCTGGGCGCGCCAGACATGGCTTTCCCGCGCATGAACGCTCTCAGCTTTTGGCTTTTACCGCCGGCGGTAGCACTCTTGCTGGCAACCCCGTTCTTCGGTGGCCTGGATTTCGGCTGGGCGGCCTATGCCCCGCTGTCAACCATGGGATCAACCATCGGCAAGCAGCTCTTCCTGCTCGCATTCATAACCGTGGGCTTTTCCTCCATTTTCAGCGGCGTGAACTTCGTGGCCACCGTGGTCGCCTTGCGCGCCAGGGGCCTGGTCTGGTCGCGCGTGCCCATCTTCTCATGGGCCATTCTCTCCACCGCCATCATCCAACTCCTAGGCACATCGGTGGTCGCCGCTTCCCTCATAATGGTGACCTTCGACCGGGTCCTGCACACGACCTTCTTTAACCCGAGCCTGGGGGGAACAGCACTCCTCTATCAGCATCTATTCTGGTTCTATTCGCACCCCGCCGTTTACATCATGATCCTGCCGGCCTTCGGCGCGATCTTGGAGATCCTGCCGGTATTCTGCCGCAAGCCGCTCTTCGCCTATCGACTGGTCGTTGCGGCGTTACTGGCCATCGTGGCCTTGAGCTTCGTCGTTTGGGCTCACCACATGTTCACCTCCGGCATGTGGGCGCTCCTGAAGCTGCCTTTCATGATCAACACGGAATTGATCTCCATCCCGACGGGCGTGGTGTTCCTCGCTGCTCTGGGGACGCTGTGGCGCGCCAAGATACGTTTCGACGCGCCCATGCTGTGGGCGCTGGCCATGATTTTAAACTTCCTGATCGGAGGCCTCACCGGCATTCCGCTCGCCGACGCGCCGACCGACTTCCATCTGCACGACACCTGGTTCGTGGTCGCGCACTTCCACTTCACGATCATGGGAGGAGCGGTGTTCGGGTTCTTCGCGGCTTTTACATACTGGTACCCAAAAATGACCGGCCGCAAACTAAACGAGACCCTGGCCAAGCTCCAGGCTGGTCTCATGTTCGTGGGCTTCAACGCCACTTTCATCCCGATGTTCTGGCTGGGGACCTTGGGCATGCGCCGCCGGGTCTCGGACTTTCCAGAGTGGATGAACTCCGTTCAGGCTTTCGTCAGCGCGGCGGCGCTCTTGATCGCGGCCTCGGCGATTATCTTCCTCTATAACCTCATTCGCTCGCTTAGGGATGGCGAAGCGGCTGGGGACAATCCATGGGAGGCCAAGACCCTCGAATGGCGAACATCCTCTCCGCCACCTCATGGCAACTTCCAGGCGGTACCCGTGTCAAATGAGGCCCCCTATGATTTCGGCGTCCCCGCCTGA
- a CDS encoding anion transporter, with amino-acid sequence MFAAVTIFLGTYVLLSFEQNIPGLHISRSAAALLGAVAMVALGVLRLDQAYRLVDLNTIVFLLGMMIVVGYLEITGFFAEVEILLLKRARTTREFLGLVVFSSGVLSALFMNDTICIMLTPVLMRLVLRARLNPNPYLVALAISSNIGSVMTPMGNPQNMIVAIHAAIPFSQFILVLAPIAALGLILNYFVLCRLYPEEFAPGRGLNLHEPHPPHVRVRLLYVCLAGVGLMLILFAMDVSPPLAAISVAALLILAGATQPRDAFRYVNWELLLMFSGLFVVMGGLRQAGVIEVLFDLTHPVVSASLAARIGAVSAASAAVSNLVSNVPCVIFFSNLLPRIGEHPALWLALAMSSTIAGNLTIIGSVANLIVFESAKGSARVGFWEYFRAGAPMTILLIIIGTIYLAAIFH; translated from the coding sequence ATGTTCGCCGCAGTGACGATATTTCTGGGGACCTATGTTCTGCTCTCGTTCGAGCAGAACATCCCGGGGCTCCACATCAGCCGCTCCGCCGCCGCGCTCCTTGGAGCGGTGGCCATGGTGGCTTTGGGCGTGCTGCGCCTCGATCAGGCCTACCGCCTCGTCGACCTTAACACGATTGTCTTCCTGCTGGGAATGATGATCGTGGTCGGCTATCTCGAGATCACGGGTTTCTTCGCGGAGGTTGAAATCCTCCTGCTAAAGCGCGCCAGAACGACCCGGGAATTTCTAGGGCTGGTGGTATTCTCCTCGGGGGTTCTGTCAGCTCTCTTCATGAACGATACCATATGCATCATGCTCACACCCGTGCTGATGCGCTTGGTCTTACGGGCCCGTCTCAACCCTAACCCGTACCTCGTAGCGCTGGCCATCTCCTCAAACATCGGTTCGGTCATGACGCCTATGGGTAACCCGCAGAACATGATCGTGGCGATCCATGCCGCGATCCCCTTCTCGCAATTCATCCTTGTCTTAGCGCCCATAGCGGCCCTCGGACTCATCCTGAACTACTTCGTGCTCTGCCGGCTCTACCCGGAGGAATTCGCGCCCGGGCGCGGCCTAAACCTTCATGAGCCCCATCCCCCGCATGTCCGCGTCCGGCTTCTCTACGTCTGCCTTGCCGGAGTTGGATTGATGCTGATCCTCTTCGCTATGGATGTTTCTCCGCCTCTGGCCGCGATCTCGGTGGCGGCTCTGTTGATCCTGGCCGGGGCCACGCAGCCGCGCGACGCCTTTCGATACGTGAACTGGGAGCTCCTCCTGATGTTCTCGGGCCTCTTCGTCGTCATGGGGGGCCTGCGGCAGGCGGGAGTCATAGAGGTACTGTTCGACTTGACCCACCCAGTCGTCTCGGCGTCCCTGGCGGCGCGCATTGGCGCGGTCTCCGCCGCCAGCGCAGCTGTCTCGAACCTCGTCAGCAACGTGCCCTGCGTCATCTTCTTCAGCAACCTCCTGCCTCGCATTGGCGAACATCCGGCTCTCTGGCTAGCGCTGGCGATGTCTTCTACGATCGCCGGGAACCTCACGATCATCGGCTCGGTCGCCAATCTCATCGTCTTCGAGTCGGCCAAGGGCTCGGCGCGGGTCGGCTTCTGGGAATACTTCCGGGCCGGGGCGCCTATGACGATCCTCTTGATCATTATCGGGACGATCTATCTCGCCGCAATCTTCCATTAG
- the cyoE gene encoding protoheme IX farnesyltransferase, producing MNNYLALTKPRITGLVVVTTLVGFLLASERPVDWSRLLWTSLGVALASAATGCLNQVMEIKEDSLMRRTRGRPLPQGNVESGPASAFGLVCATLGGLVLIWRVNGISCLLTAFTLLSYLLIYTPLKRKTSLATWIGAVPGAIPPLIGWAAARGTLGPTAWVLYAIQFLWQIPHFLALSWIYKEDYARAGFRVPSLADSSGFSIAWQMGATSSVLVLISLLPYALGLVGAGYLAGALALGAISMAVGLRPLWGISEKSARQVFLASLVYLPSIYSLLLAAAK from the coding sequence ATGAATAATTATTTGGCGCTGACAAAGCCGCGAATCACGGGCCTGGTCGTCGTCACCACCCTGGTGGGATTCCTGCTCGCCTCGGAAAGGCCCGTGGACTGGTCGCGCCTTTTGTGGACGTCCCTCGGTGTCGCCTTGGCCTCGGCCGCCACGGGATGCCTTAATCAGGTGATGGAGATCAAAGAGGACTCCCTGATGCGGCGGACCCGGGGAAGGCCCCTGCCTCAAGGCAACGTGGAGTCCGGGCCGGCCAGCGCCTTTGGGTTGGTTTGCGCCACTCTGGGCGGCCTGGTCCTAATATGGCGGGTGAACGGTATCTCCTGCCTTTTGACCGCTTTTACCTTGCTGAGCTATCTCCTGATTTACACGCCGCTCAAACGCAAGACCTCCCTGGCCACATGGATAGGCGCGGTCCCCGGCGCGATACCCCCTCTGATCGGCTGGGCAGCTGCGCGAGGGACACTGGGCCCGACGGCCTGGGTGCTCTATGCCATCCAGTTTTTGTGGCAGATTCCCCACTTCCTGGCTCTGTCCTGGATATACAAGGAGGACTACGCGCGGGCCGGATTTCGCGTGCCGAGCCTAGCCGATTCGAGCGGTTTCTCCATAGCCTGGCAGATGGGCGCGACTTCCTCCGTCCTGGTCCTTATAAGCCTCCTCCCTTATGCCCTCGGCCTTGTCGGGGCGGGTTATCTCGCGGGGGCCTTGGCCCTGGGGGCTATCTCCATGGCGGTGGGACTTAGGCCTTTGTGGGGTATTTCCGAAAAAAGCGCCAGGCAAGTATTCCTCGCGTCCCTGGTCTATCTGCCGTCCATCTATTCCCTGCTCTTGGCAGCCGCGAAATAG
- a CDS encoding DUF4143 domain-containing protein gives MLAPALVAALQDKTPSEVHSEPESYGRWAENAVGAQLLRAGLEVFYWRDRDLELDFIAKKGSRVIAFEVSISDRKSGGENLDRLARKCGASKAVLVGPNGIAMDDFLRADPMVWFAEGRRQGEPDKKSSARQRARAEF, from the coding sequence CTGCTGGCTCCGGCCCTGGTTGCTGCGCTTCAGGACAAGACTCCGTCCGAGGTTCACTCGGAGCCCGAGAGTTACGGGCGCTGGGCCGAGAACGCCGTGGGCGCGCAGCTGCTCCGTGCCGGCCTTGAAGTCTTTTATTGGAGGGATCGAGATCTCGAGTTGGACTTCATAGCCAAGAAGGGATCCAGGGTGATCGCGTTCGAGGTTTCCATTTCCGATAGGAAGAGCGGAGGCGAGAATTTGGATAGGCTGGCCCGCAAGTGCGGCGCCTCCAAGGCGGTGCTGGTCGGTCCCAACGGCATCGCCATGGATGACTTTCTCCGCGCCGATCCCATGGTCTGGTTCGCGGAGGGCCGGCGGCAGGGCGAACCTGATAAAAAAAGTTCTGCTCGCCAGAGGGCCCGGGCGGAATTTTGA
- a CDS encoding alpha/beta hydrolase, translated as MVAILLAFGVCVSAQATIWQPPGVAQLSIWPGAAPDAAPITEPESFSKADNLVAGKPWWWVTNVSTPTITVFPAKGKNTGAAVIVFPGGGFMGLAIDLEGTEVCDWLTSKGISCVLLKYRVPRSEDYYDMDLHRHVEPKVLAAFQDAQRTISLVRSRAAQWSIDPNRIGVLGFSAGGYLAAKTSTEFKRRGYQPVDAADQASCRPDFSVPIYPGHLWKPRGKSPEFRLNSRIHITPQVPPTFLLMAEDDHVDYVEQALIYYGALKKAKVPIEMHLYATGGHAFGLRRTEHPITRWPELVETWLRTIGMISDKE; from the coding sequence ATGGTGGCAATTCTGCTTGCGTTCGGAGTTTGCGTCAGCGCGCAGGCGACGATATGGCAGCCGCCAGGGGTAGCACAGCTGTCAATCTGGCCGGGGGCCGCGCCAGATGCGGCGCCTATCACTGAGCCGGAGTCATTTTCGAAGGCGGACAACTTGGTCGCGGGTAAGCCATGGTGGTGGGTCACCAACGTCTCAACGCCCACGATAACGGTGTTCCCGGCGAAAGGCAAGAATACGGGCGCCGCTGTAATCGTATTTCCCGGTGGCGGCTTCATGGGATTGGCGATAGACCTTGAAGGCACCGAGGTCTGCGACTGGCTGACGTCCAAGGGTATCTCGTGCGTGCTGCTGAAGTATCGCGTGCCGCGCTCGGAAGACTACTACGATATGGATCTGCATCGCCACGTGGAACCGAAAGTCCTCGCTGCGTTTCAGGACGCCCAGAGGACGATCAGCCTCGTGCGCTCCCGTGCCGCGCAATGGAGCATCGATCCGAACAGGATCGGCGTGTTGGGCTTCTCAGCGGGCGGATACCTGGCCGCAAAAACAAGCACAGAGTTCAAGCGGCGCGGCTACCAGCCCGTCGATGCCGCCGACCAGGCGAGCTGCCGCCCAGACTTCTCCGTGCCCATCTATCCCGGGCACCTATGGAAGCCACGCGGCAAATCGCCCGAATTCAGGCTGAACTCCAGGATCCATATCACGCCTCAGGTCCCGCCCACGTTCCTCCTGATGGCGGAGGATGATCACGTAGACTATGTCGAGCAAGCTCTCATTTACTATGGGGCGCTCAAGAAGGCCAAGGTTCCCATCGAAATGCACTTGTACGCGACCGGCGGACACGCTTTCGGCCTGCGGCGAACCGAGCATCCGATCACCCGGTGGCCTGAACTCGTCGAAACCTGGCTCCGGACGATCGGAATGATCTCGGACAAAGAATAG
- a CDS encoding aldo/keto reductase, with product MRYIQVGQDQVSVIGLGAWQFGAKEWGWRESNHDEAVRIIERALELGINLIDTAELYGRGRSEELIGEALQGKREKAWLASKNFPILTAPGRLRRAAPGMGRRFHCEPLIRVVGMEPENETTWGAGF from the coding sequence ATGAGGTATATCCAGGTTGGCCAGGACCAGGTCTCCGTCATCGGGCTGGGGGCTTGGCAGTTCGGCGCGAAGGAGTGGGGCTGGCGCGAATCGAATCACGACGAGGCCGTTCGTATCATTGAAAGAGCTCTCGAGCTGGGCATCAATCTGATCGACACGGCGGAACTGTATGGGCGCGGACGATCCGAAGAGTTAATCGGAGAAGCTCTACAGGGCAAGCGGGAGAAGGCGTGGCTGGCTTCCAAGAACTTCCCCATCCTTACTGCGCCGGGACGGCTGCGGCGCGCGGCTCCTGGAATGGGCCGACGGTTTCATTGCGAGCCCTTAATACGTGTCGTCGGGATGGAACCTGAAAATGAAACTACTTGGGGCGCTGGTTTCTAG
- a CDS encoding FAD synthetase family protein — protein MKIFRNAFEAGQWAPRSVAAIGKFDGIHLGHQEVIRRALAKAAALKTRCLVVTFDPAPEQFLRLYSYKPILSPARRIAILRKMGVDAMVLLPFTNELACLSPESFTNMVLVTQLKVSDVYVGEDFCFGRNRAGDVETLEELAPKMGFKVHPVSLIRVDGEKISASRIRRLIEEGRERQAEKLLGRKLEEHA, from the coding sequence ATGAAAATATTCCGAAACGCCTTTGAAGCGGGGCAATGGGCTCCGCGGTCCGTCGCCGCTATCGGCAAATTCGATGGAATACATCTCGGCCACCAAGAAGTCATCCGTCGGGCCCTTGCGAAGGCCGCAGCTCTAAAAACGCGCTGCCTGGTGGTAACCTTTGATCCTGCTCCCGAGCAATTCCTCCGGCTGTATTCTTACAAACCCATCTTATCGCCCGCCCGAAGAATAGCCATCCTCAGGAAAATGGGCGTGGACGCCATGGTGCTTTTGCCGTTCACCAACGAACTCGCCTGCCTCTCTCCAGAGTCCTTCACCAACATGGTCCTGGTCACGCAACTAAAAGTCAGCGACGTTTACGTTGGGGAGGATTTCTGTTTCGGCAGGAATCGCGCCGGCGACGTGGAGACGCTGGAGGAGCTTGCCCCGAAGATGGGGTTCAAGGTGCATCCAGTGTCTTTGATCCGCGTCGACGGAGAGAAGATTAGCGCTTCAAGGATCCGCCGACTCATCGAAGAAGGGCGCGAAAGGCAAGCGGAAAAACTCCTGGGGCGAAAGCTCGAGGAGCATGCATAA
- the arsD gene encoding arsenite efflux transporter metallochaperone ArsD produces MKKIEVFDPAMCCSSGVCGPSVDPLLSRFSADLDWLSGRRVRVTRYNLSQEPKAFAANALVSVVLKKEGPKSLPIIVADGNIVSKKKYPSRSQLAAWAGVTLAGSKPMVSAASCCSPKKTPKGRVVKGCC; encoded by the coding sequence ATGAAGAAAATTGAAGTCTTTGATCCGGCGATGTGCTGCTCGAGCGGCGTCTGCGGTCCGAGTGTCGATCCGCTGCTCTCGCGATTCAGCGCCGATCTTGACTGGCTCTCCGGCCGGAGGGTCCGCGTCACTCGGTACAATCTCTCCCAGGAGCCGAAGGCGTTTGCGGCAAACGCCTTGGTGAGCGTCGTTCTCAAGAAAGAAGGGCCGAAGAGCCTCCCGATCATCGTGGCCGACGGGAATATCGTCAGCAAGAAGAAATACCCTTCGCGCAGCCAACTGGCCGCGTGGGCGGGAGTCACTCTGGCGGGTTCGAAGCCTATGGTGTCCGCAGCGTCGTGCTGCTCCCCGAAGAAGACCCCTAAAGGACGAGTTGTCAAAGGTTGCTGCTGA
- a CDS encoding DUF3047 domain-containing protein: MKLLGALVSSLALLPSAPVMGPGSLPEGWEPLTFKRIKSHTRYEWSPKEHAIHALSSAAASGLMYRLDQDAVELPILRWRWRVSHSIPKGDEQRGSGDDYAARIYVTFRYDPSKVGAGTRIKYGLAKALYGEYPPHAGINYIWANRLPKGESTPNAYTNRVMMIAVRSGDGEAGKWNAEERNILEDYRRFFKEDPPPLAGIAIMTDTDSTSSRAEAWYADVELRPSP, from the coding sequence ATGAAACTACTTGGGGCGCTGGTTTCTAGCCTTGCTCTCCTGCCGTCGGCTCCTGTCATGGGGCCGGGAAGCCTTCCCGAAGGCTGGGAGCCGTTGACCTTCAAGAGGATCAAGAGCCACACGCGTTACGAATGGTCGCCCAAGGAGCATGCGATCCATGCGCTTAGTTCCGCGGCGGCATCCGGCCTCATGTATCGGCTGGATCAGGACGCGGTTGAGCTCCCGATCCTTCGCTGGCGCTGGCGCGTCTCCCATTCGATCCCAAAAGGAGATGAGCAAAGAGGATCGGGCGACGACTATGCCGCGCGGATCTACGTCACCTTCCGCTACGACCCCTCGAAGGTTGGCGCGGGCACGAGGATCAAGTATGGGCTGGCCAAAGCGCTCTACGGCGAATACCCGCCGCATGCGGGGATCAACTATATCTGGGCCAACCGGCTTCCCAAAGGGGAATCAACGCCGAACGCCTACACGAACCGGGTGATGATGATCGCCGTCCGTTCCGGCGACGGAGAAGCCGGGAAATGGAACGCCGAGGAGCGCAACATCTTGGAAGATTACCGCAGGTTTTTTAAAGAAGACCCGCCTCCTCTGGCCGGCATCGCGATCATGACAGACACAGATAGTACGAGCTCGCGGGCAGAAGCCTGGTACGCCGATGTCGAGTTGAGGCCATCGCCGTGA